In Paenarthrobacter sp. GOM3, a single window of DNA contains:
- a CDS encoding TetR/AcrR family transcriptional regulator, which yields MDISEVRSRIVATADGLYNAKGIQSVGMDELRTAAGVSLKKLYQEFPSKGSIVMAVLERRHQSWTEGLDATVSKAADPRAKLLAIFDYLAGWFCQDSFRGCGFINSFAELGAVSPEVAEYARKHKESFQQYVAGLAADAGAPPYLAPQLSILAEGAQTTAAIAGTPDAAGQARQAAEVLIAAALGQAGT from the coding sequence ATGGATATTTCCGAAGTCCGTAGCCGCATAGTCGCCACAGCTGACGGGCTCTACAACGCCAAGGGCATTCAGTCTGTGGGCATGGATGAGTTGCGCACGGCGGCCGGCGTATCCCTCAAAAAGCTGTACCAGGAGTTCCCGTCAAAAGGCAGCATCGTGATGGCCGTGCTGGAACGCCGGCACCAGTCCTGGACTGAAGGACTGGATGCCACGGTGAGCAAGGCCGCGGATCCGCGGGCCAAGCTCCTGGCCATCTTCGATTACCTTGCCGGATGGTTCTGCCAGGATTCGTTCCGGGGCTGCGGTTTCATCAACAGCTTCGCAGAGCTGGGAGCGGTCAGCCCCGAAGTGGCCGAGTATGCGCGGAAGCACAAGGAGTCATTCCAGCAGTACGTCGCGGGCCTCGCGGCCGACGCCGGCGCTCCACCGTACTTGGCCCCGCAGCTTTCAATCCTCGCCGAAGGAGCGCAAACGACGGCGGCCATCGCCGGCACCCCCGACGCTGCCGGGCAGGCGCGGCAGGCAGCCGAAGTCCTGATCGCCGCCGCGTTGGGCCAGGCCGGGACCTGA
- a CDS encoding alpha/beta fold hydrolase, producing MGFIKVGTENTTDIELYYEDHGSGQPVVLIHGYPLDGASWEKQTAALLNAGYRVITYDRRGFGKSSKPTTGYDYDTFAADLNTVLETLDLQDAVLVGFSMGTGEVGRYIGSYGEARVAKAAFLASLEPFLLQTDDNPAGVPSSVFDGIRNAAIEDRYSWFTNFYNDFYNTDNFLGNRLSEEALRNSWNVAAGSSWYASFAVVDTWLTDFRSDIEKVTVPSLIVHGTGDRILPIDSTGREFTKRLPSAEYVEIEDAPHGFLWTHGAEINEILLRFLAK from the coding sequence ATGGGCTTTATCAAAGTCGGAACTGAAAACACCACGGACATCGAGCTCTACTACGAGGACCACGGCTCGGGCCAGCCTGTTGTCCTGATCCACGGCTACCCCCTCGACGGCGCCTCCTGGGAGAAGCAGACCGCCGCCCTCCTGAACGCCGGTTACCGCGTTATCACCTACGACCGCCGCGGGTTCGGCAAGTCCAGCAAGCCCACCACCGGCTACGACTACGACACGTTCGCGGCAGACCTCAACACGGTCCTCGAAACCCTGGACCTGCAGGACGCCGTTCTGGTCGGGTTCTCCATGGGCACCGGCGAAGTCGGCCGCTACATCGGCAGCTACGGCGAAGCCCGCGTCGCCAAAGCCGCGTTCCTGGCATCGCTGGAGCCATTCCTCCTCCAGACCGACGACAACCCCGCCGGTGTACCGTCCTCCGTGTTCGACGGCATCCGCAACGCCGCCATCGAGGACCGCTACTCCTGGTTCACCAACTTCTACAACGACTTCTACAACACGGACAACTTCCTTGGAAACCGGCTCAGCGAAGAAGCGCTGCGCAACTCCTGGAACGTGGCCGCCGGATCGTCCTGGTACGCCTCGTTCGCAGTAGTTGACACCTGGCTGACCGATTTCCGCTCCGACATCGAAAAGGTCACCGTCCCGTCCCTGATCGTCCACGGCACCGGCGACCGCATCCTGCCCATCGACTCCACCGGCCGCGAGTTCACCAAGCGACTCCCCTCCGCTGAATACGTCGAAATCGAAGACGCACCGCACGGCTTCCTCTGGACGCACGGCGCCGAGATCAACGAGATCCTGCTGAGGTTCCTGGCTAAGTAA
- a CDS encoding SMP-30/gluconolactonase/LRE family protein: MDKATAANPLIEGSLEKLFEGTVWAEGPVWVPASQTVRWSDIPNNRILEFNPATGATREYATAVEYTNGRTLDRDGSVVQCSHGRRRMERDHDGDVTAIVDSFGDHRLNSPNDVVVASDGTVWFTDPPYGILPGTVEGHEGDQEYGGCYVFRFDPAVGELRPVITDLVHPNGLAFSPDESLLYVSDTAGPSRGVPFRIAVFPVAGGTCGAGDTFVELDEDSVSDGFRVDTEGRLWTSAGASVRVYAPDGGLLAAVDVPERVSNLCFGGPEGRDLYLTATTSLYRLRTSVQDAAWRG, from the coding sequence ATGGACAAAGCAACCGCCGCCAACCCGCTCATTGAAGGCAGCCTGGAAAAGCTGTTCGAAGGCACCGTCTGGGCCGAGGGCCCCGTCTGGGTTCCCGCCTCACAGACAGTTCGCTGGAGCGATATCCCCAACAACCGCATCCTGGAGTTCAACCCCGCCACCGGCGCCACACGCGAGTACGCCACCGCCGTCGAGTACACCAACGGCCGCACCCTTGACCGGGACGGCAGCGTGGTCCAGTGCAGCCACGGACGCAGGCGTATGGAAAGGGATCACGACGGCGACGTGACGGCAATCGTGGACTCGTTCGGAGACCATCGGCTCAACTCTCCCAACGATGTGGTGGTGGCGTCCGACGGTACCGTGTGGTTCACGGATCCGCCTTATGGAATTTTGCCCGGGACCGTGGAGGGCCATGAGGGTGACCAGGAGTACGGCGGCTGCTATGTTTTCCGCTTCGATCCTGCGGTGGGCGAGCTGCGCCCCGTCATCACGGATCTGGTCCATCCCAACGGCCTGGCGTTCTCGCCGGACGAATCCCTGTTGTATGTCTCGGATACTGCGGGGCCGTCCCGTGGCGTCCCGTTCCGCATCGCCGTGTTCCCGGTTGCCGGTGGTACGTGCGGAGCGGGCGATACGTTCGTTGAACTTGATGAGGACAGCGTGTCCGATGGCTTCCGCGTGGACACGGAGGGTCGGCTGTGGACATCCGCCGGGGCTTCCGTTCGCGTTTACGCCCCCGACGGCGGGTTGCTGGCCGCCGTCGACGTCCCCGAACGCGTGTCCAACCTGTGTTTCGGCGGGCCGGAGGGCCGGGACCTCTATCTGACGGCCACCACGTCCCTGTACCGGCTGCGGACTTCCGTGCAGGACGCCGCCTGGCGCGGCTGA
- a CDS encoding MFS transporter: MTVMHRRETTPINDGDAAHKDPKKAAMSGWIGSALEYYDFALYSLAATLLFPTIFFPTENPTVGIIASLATYAVGYVSRPLGAVVLGAYGDRHGRKKVLVFAMLLMGFATFAVGLLPTYGQVGLLAPVLLVILRLIQGFAVAGELGGASAMIVEHSPDARRGFFASFSLQGTQVGSILATAVLIPLAALLPDEEFHSWGWRLPFLLSAVVILAGYVVRRRVQEPPAYLAQSEGAGTKRRFPLADLLRTHPWVLVRCIAMTFTNVIGMATLIFGVSYATQKGYGIGFSSSEFLWVTMAANVTAVLTIPVFGALSDRIGRRSLMVAGGISGGLLTMGYLWAIQQGSLPLVFVCVVIVQGILFQMWNATFATFFQEQFPMRMRVTGFAVSQNIGLMIASFFPSLFTAIAPPGSANIPLVIGMTTLGICLVSVVATLMSSDTKGKSLDDLEAR, encoded by the coding sequence GTGACAGTCATGCACCGGAGGGAAACCACCCCCATCAACGACGGCGACGCCGCGCACAAGGACCCGAAGAAGGCCGCGATGAGCGGTTGGATCGGAAGCGCACTGGAGTACTACGACTTCGCCCTGTACTCACTGGCGGCAACGCTGCTTTTTCCCACCATTTTCTTCCCCACCGAGAACCCCACCGTCGGCATCATCGCCTCCCTGGCGACGTACGCCGTCGGGTATGTCTCCCGGCCGCTCGGCGCCGTAGTGCTGGGTGCCTACGGCGATAGGCATGGGCGCAAGAAGGTGCTCGTTTTCGCGATGCTGCTCATGGGCTTCGCCACTTTCGCAGTCGGACTCCTGCCCACCTACGGACAGGTCGGCCTCCTGGCACCTGTCCTCCTGGTCATCCTCCGATTGATTCAGGGCTTTGCCGTGGCCGGTGAATTGGGCGGGGCTAGCGCGATGATCGTGGAGCACTCCCCCGATGCCCGGCGCGGCTTCTTTGCGAGCTTCAGCCTCCAGGGCACCCAGGTGGGCTCCATCTTGGCCACCGCCGTCCTGATTCCGCTCGCAGCCCTGCTGCCTGACGAGGAATTCCACAGCTGGGGCTGGCGGCTCCCGTTCCTGCTCAGCGCCGTAGTGATTTTGGCGGGCTACGTCGTTCGCCGCCGGGTCCAGGAGCCTCCCGCCTACCTGGCCCAATCCGAAGGAGCCGGCACCAAGCGGCGGTTCCCGCTGGCTGACCTCCTGCGAACCCACCCCTGGGTCCTGGTCCGCTGCATCGCCATGACCTTCACCAACGTCATCGGCATGGCCACCCTGATCTTCGGCGTCTCGTACGCCACCCAAAAGGGCTACGGGATCGGCTTCTCCAGCAGCGAGTTCCTGTGGGTGACCATGGCGGCCAACGTGACGGCAGTGCTGACCATCCCGGTTTTCGGCGCCCTGTCCGACCGGATCGGCCGGCGGTCACTGATGGTGGCCGGCGGCATCTCCGGCGGATTGCTGACCATGGGCTATCTTTGGGCCATCCAGCAGGGAAGCCTGCCCCTGGTATTCGTCTGTGTCGTGATTGTTCAGGGCATCCTTTTCCAAATGTGGAATGCGACGTTCGCTACGTTCTTCCAGGAACAGTTCCCCATGCGGATGCGCGTGACGGGCTTCGCGGTCTCCCAGAACATCGGACTCATGATCGCCTCGTTCTTCCCCAGCCTGTTCACCGCCATTGCTCCCCCGGGATCAGCCAACATCCCGCTGGTCATCGGCATGACGACACTGGGCATTTGCCTCGTCTCAGTCGTGGCAACCCTTATGTCCTCGGACACCAAAGGCAAGTCGCTCGACGACCTTGAGGCCCGCTAG
- a CDS encoding ABC transporter substrate-binding protein: MIKLNFRPAALAAAALAAILSLSGCGGSSAGTSPSAENPYGLIEPGNIRVASLGDSKPYTFTDGSGNFTGFDVELFKDVAHRAGVDNVVFTGQDFSGLLAAVANGQFDVGVAAIGITDKRKETVDFSDGYLAGYLTVITTKTSGITDADALNGKRLGVVQGTLQEAYAVKNFTSAQLVRFPDNNTAISAVNSGSVDAHFLDYEAAKEYQQQFGLVSAADIPSFDAPAGFAIAKDKAAFKEALNKGLAAAMEDGTWKKLYQKWFPGSPMPEQYLPKAEQTSSPSPTASK; encoded by the coding sequence GTGATCAAACTGAACTTCCGCCCGGCAGCGCTGGCAGCAGCGGCATTGGCGGCCATCCTCTCCCTTTCCGGCTGCGGTGGATCTTCCGCCGGAACCTCGCCCTCTGCCGAAAACCCTTATGGCCTGATCGAACCCGGAAACATCCGTGTGGCAAGCCTGGGTGACTCCAAGCCCTACACGTTCACGGACGGCTCGGGAAACTTCACCGGCTTTGACGTGGAGCTCTTCAAGGATGTGGCCCACCGCGCCGGCGTTGACAACGTTGTCTTCACTGGACAGGACTTCTCCGGGCTGCTGGCCGCGGTGGCCAATGGCCAGTTCGACGTCGGCGTGGCAGCGATCGGCATCACGGACAAGCGCAAGGAAACCGTGGACTTCTCCGACGGGTACCTCGCGGGATACCTGACGGTCATCACCACCAAGACCTCTGGCATTACCGACGCTGACGCCCTGAACGGCAAGCGTCTTGGCGTGGTCCAGGGAACCCTGCAGGAAGCCTACGCAGTCAAGAACTTCACGTCCGCCCAGCTGGTCCGCTTCCCGGACAACAACACCGCGATTTCCGCAGTCAACAGTGGCTCCGTCGACGCCCACTTCCTGGACTACGAGGCAGCCAAGGAGTACCAGCAGCAGTTCGGGCTGGTCAGTGCTGCGGACATCCCATCCTTTGACGCCCCCGCCGGATTCGCCATTGCCAAGGACAAAGCCGCCTTCAAGGAAGCACTGAACAAGGGCCTGGCTGCAGCCATGGAAGACGGTACGTGGAAGAAGCTCTACCAGAAGTGGTTCCCAGGCTCGCCGATGCCGGAACAGTACCTCCCCAAGGCCGAGCAGACCTCTAGCCCGTCGCCGACCGCCAGCAAGTAA
- a CDS encoding LacI family DNA-binding transcriptional regulator — MSTDGSRRRDVTVADVAKAAQVSKAQAARALGNYGAVSDDVRERVLAAAEELEYRPNELARSMNTGKSNTIGVVVGDIENPHFGLAMRGITDTAKKGGYNVILINTDEEQAAEVDAVRVLLDKRVDGLIVAPASSIETAHLRQVRESGRPLVLLDRAAEGVDAETFAVDMGGISYESTKALITAGHRRIAFVSTVRTSAPYVAGMKLDSSQISDRLDGIHRAFNEAGLPQPTDLIRLNAGDADSIMRITRELLRGQDPATAIIASDGLIALSVVEAIQSSGLSIPEDVSFLMYDDFAWTRLTTPPLTVIAQPVYDMGIAAASALIRQIEGRKSPAPSPELVAQLIMRGSVGAPRDAHVLSQAGS, encoded by the coding sequence ATGAGCACTGACGGATCCCGACGGCGGGACGTAACGGTTGCCGACGTCGCCAAAGCCGCACAAGTGTCCAAAGCCCAGGCCGCACGTGCGCTGGGCAACTACGGCGCCGTCAGCGATGACGTGCGCGAGCGCGTCCTTGCGGCAGCAGAAGAGCTGGAGTACCGGCCCAACGAACTGGCCCGCAGCATGAACACCGGGAAATCGAACACCATCGGCGTCGTGGTGGGCGATATCGAAAATCCGCACTTCGGTCTCGCGATGCGGGGTATCACGGACACCGCAAAAAAGGGTGGCTACAACGTCATCCTCATCAACACGGATGAAGAACAGGCCGCTGAAGTGGACGCTGTCCGGGTGCTCCTGGACAAGCGGGTGGACGGCCTCATCGTTGCCCCGGCGTCGTCCATTGAAACCGCGCACCTGCGGCAGGTCCGCGAGTCGGGACGTCCGCTGGTCCTGCTGGACCGCGCTGCCGAAGGGGTGGACGCGGAGACATTCGCGGTGGACATGGGCGGCATCTCCTACGAATCCACCAAGGCCCTCATCACGGCAGGGCACCGGCGGATCGCTTTCGTCTCCACAGTTCGCACCAGCGCCCCCTATGTTGCGGGAATGAAGCTGGATTCGTCCCAGATCTCAGACCGACTGGACGGAATCCACCGGGCGTTCAACGAGGCAGGCCTTCCGCAGCCCACGGACCTTATCCGCCTCAACGCCGGGGACGCCGACTCCATCATGCGGATTACCCGTGAGCTGCTGCGCGGGCAGGATCCGGCTACTGCCATCATTGCCTCGGATGGCCTGATCGCGTTGAGCGTAGTGGAGGCGATCCAAAGCTCCGGCCTGTCCATCCCGGAAGATGTCTCGTTCCTCATGTACGACGACTTCGCTTGGACCCGACTCACCACTCCCCCGCTAACGGTTATCGCACAACCTGTGTACGACATGGGTATAGCCGCGGCCTCAGCGCTGATCCGGCAGATAGAGGGACGGAAATCTCCTGCGCCAAGCCCGGAGTTGGTGGCCCAATTGATCATGCGCGGCTCTGTCGGCGCACCCAGGGATGCCCACGTTCTCAGCCAGGCGGGCAGCTGA
- a CDS encoding NADP-dependent oxidoreductase, whose amino-acid sequence MKAITYSEYGNPDVLELTDQPLPKVGPGMVLVKIKATSVNPVDWKIMGGHLDPLMDIQFPAIPGWDVAGVVESVGIDAHKFQPGDEVISYARKDYVHGGSFAEYIALPERVLAAKPTTLDWNESAGLPLTGLTAFQVLNRLDVRSGETLLIHGGSGGVGSLAIQIAASRGIKVIATASEKNHEFLRSLGAEPITYGEGLAERVKDIEPDGVGVVADFVGGNVEATLAVLKEGGRHASIADGGVEKHGGTWMWVTPIGAELQELSELVDQHKLKVEVAETFPLAKAVEAFRLNMEGHTRGKVVVTVS is encoded by the coding sequence ATGAAGGCAATCACTTACAGCGAGTACGGCAACCCCGACGTCCTGGAACTCACCGATCAGCCCCTGCCCAAAGTTGGCCCGGGCATGGTGTTGGTGAAGATCAAAGCCACCTCCGTAAACCCGGTGGACTGGAAGATCATGGGCGGGCACCTGGACCCCCTCATGGACATCCAGTTCCCCGCCATCCCGGGCTGGGACGTGGCCGGCGTGGTGGAATCAGTGGGTATCGACGCCCACAAGTTCCAACCCGGTGATGAAGTGATCTCCTACGCCCGCAAGGACTACGTCCACGGCGGCAGCTTTGCCGAGTACATCGCCCTCCCGGAGCGCGTCCTGGCCGCCAAACCCACCACGTTGGACTGGAATGAGTCCGCAGGCCTTCCGCTGACCGGACTCACGGCCTTCCAGGTCCTCAACCGGTTGGATGTCAGGAGCGGTGAAACGCTGTTGATCCACGGCGGCTCCGGAGGCGTGGGTTCCCTGGCCATCCAGATCGCGGCATCGCGAGGCATTAAGGTCATTGCCACCGCCTCGGAGAAGAACCACGAGTTCCTGCGTTCCCTGGGCGCCGAGCCCATCACCTACGGAGAGGGGCTGGCAGAACGCGTCAAGGACATTGAGCCCGACGGCGTGGGCGTCGTTGCGGATTTCGTCGGAGGCAACGTTGAAGCCACCTTGGCCGTGCTCAAGGAAGGCGGCCGGCACGCCTCCATCGCGGATGGCGGGGTGGAAAAGCACGGCGGAACCTGGATGTGGGTCACCCCGATCGGGGCAGAGCTTCAGGAGCTGTCCGAGCTGGTGGACCAGCACAAGCTGAAGGTGGAGGTGGCCGAAACCTTCCCGCTGGCCAAAGCCGTTGAGGCCTTCCGCCTCAACATGGAGGGCCACACCCGCGGCAAAGTTGTGGTGACGGTCAGCTGA
- a CDS encoding DUF6480 family protein, translating into MSGRNPDPYEDKITGLEPGGGVPPGETPPGEASTAGPQGHDEGGPRKGTQILWMSIIGLVVLMSMLYFIGYIVGFFD; encoded by the coding sequence GTGTCAGGACGAAATCCGGATCCCTACGAGGACAAGATCACCGGCCTGGAACCCGGCGGTGGAGTTCCGCCCGGTGAGACGCCACCGGGCGAAGCTTCCACAGCAGGGCCGCAGGGCCACGATGAAGGTGGCCCGCGGAAAGGTACCCAGATTCTGTGGATGTCGATCATCGGCCTGGTTGTGCTGATGTCGATGCTCTACTTCATCGGGTACATCGTGGGGTTCTTCGACTAG
- a CDS encoding App1 family protein, with protein MPFRPVRPRPESDAAKSLTQPREQARHIAMRLDDAWLRFQTKLAIRRGRVETVIPYTGYGSTSWIRVLARVVRSDPRDAAGHANPLQESMRGWRNFTSAPVANAAVQVAVAGEVHHVVADRGGVVDARIPVALSAGWHTITLKSGASRTVEAPVEVVADDADFGVVSDIDDTVMVTALPRPFLAAWNTFVLNEHARTPTPGMAVLYERIARTAPSAPVLYLSTGAWNVAPTLSRFLSRNLYPAGPKLLTDWGPTPDRWFRSGQEHKKNSLERLADEFPTIKWLLVGDDGQHDEAIYSEFAQRHPENVKAIAIRQLSPGEAVLAGGRSKTGGQPTPGVPWIYAPDGAGMSARLEELGIIRGEVRSADDPEEGDVAGETA; from the coding sequence ATGCCTTTCCGTCCCGTGAGACCGCGCCCGGAGTCCGACGCCGCTAAAAGCCTGACGCAGCCAAGGGAGCAGGCGCGCCATATCGCAATGCGGCTCGACGACGCGTGGCTGAGGTTCCAGACGAAGCTGGCCATCCGGCGGGGCCGGGTGGAAACCGTCATCCCCTACACCGGCTACGGCAGCACCTCCTGGATCAGGGTCCTTGCGCGCGTGGTCCGCAGCGACCCACGCGATGCGGCCGGACATGCCAACCCCTTGCAGGAAAGCATGCGCGGATGGCGCAATTTCACGAGTGCGCCGGTGGCAAACGCGGCCGTGCAAGTGGCTGTCGCCGGCGAGGTGCACCATGTTGTTGCCGACCGCGGCGGCGTTGTGGACGCACGTATTCCGGTAGCTTTGAGCGCCGGTTGGCACACGATCACCCTGAAGTCGGGGGCATCCCGCACTGTGGAAGCGCCCGTGGAAGTGGTGGCGGACGACGCAGACTTCGGTGTGGTGTCCGACATCGACGACACCGTCATGGTGACCGCGCTGCCGCGCCCGTTCCTGGCGGCCTGGAACACTTTCGTCCTCAACGAGCACGCAAGGACTCCCACCCCGGGCATGGCTGTGCTCTACGAACGGATCGCGCGAACAGCCCCTTCCGCGCCGGTGCTGTACCTGTCCACCGGCGCCTGGAATGTTGCCCCCACGCTGTCCCGGTTCCTCTCCCGCAACCTGTACCCCGCCGGCCCCAAGCTCCTGACCGACTGGGGTCCCACCCCGGACCGCTGGTTCCGCAGCGGACAGGAACACAAGAAGAACTCCCTGGAACGCCTCGCGGACGAATTCCCCACGATCAAATGGTTGTTGGTTGGCGACGATGGACAACACGACGAAGCCATCTACTCCGAGTTCGCCCAGCGCCACCCCGAAAACGTCAAGGCAATCGCCATCCGCCAACTTTCGCCAGGAGAAGCCGTCCTGGCCGGTGGCCGGTCCAAGACCGGTGGCCAGCCCACCCCCGGCGTCCCCTGGATCTACGCCCCCGACGGTGCCGGTATGTCCGCGCGCCTCGAGGAATTGGGCATTATCCGGGGCGAAGTCAGGTCCGCGGACGACCCCGAGGAAGGCGACGTGGCCGGGGAGACAGCCTAG
- a CDS encoding Gfo/Idh/MocA family protein, producing the protein MGQLAPAPIRTAVVGFGVSGKVFHAPLIAADPNYSLDVIVTADSQRAAEAARLYPEARIVPTPEAMFALAGDLDLAILGTPPLTHLELGATAISCGLNVVVDKPFVTTVAHGEELLARASDAGVQLTVFQNRRWDADFLTLRKLVQDGALGEVRTFESRFEWWRPEGFGNWRDSATLAEGGGILHDLGAHLIDQAIQLFGPVEESYGETANHGPHPEAADTEAFVSLLHESGVRSRLWMNGMAAQVGPRFHVLGSKAGYTKWGLDGQEPALAAGVTPSDASYGSEPQRSWGLLGVDGSAAPVPAERGAYPRFYTELAASIRGLGPLPVHPAEALETLKIIENIHAFA; encoded by the coding sequence ATGGGTCAGCTGGCACCGGCGCCCATCCGGACCGCCGTTGTGGGGTTTGGCGTCTCCGGCAAGGTGTTCCACGCCCCGCTGATCGCAGCAGATCCGAACTATTCGCTGGACGTCATTGTTACCGCGGATTCGCAGCGCGCCGCAGAGGCCGCGCGGCTCTACCCGGAAGCCCGGATTGTGCCCACGCCGGAGGCCATGTTCGCCTTGGCTGGGGACCTGGACCTGGCGATACTCGGAACCCCGCCGCTGACGCATCTCGAGTTGGGTGCCACTGCGATCAGCTGCGGCCTCAACGTTGTGGTGGACAAGCCTTTCGTCACCACAGTCGCCCATGGCGAGGAGCTGCTTGCCCGCGCATCCGACGCCGGTGTGCAGCTAACGGTTTTCCAGAACCGCCGGTGGGACGCCGACTTCCTGACGCTCCGAAAGCTGGTGCAGGACGGTGCGCTTGGGGAAGTGCGGACCTTTGAGTCCCGTTTTGAATGGTGGCGACCTGAGGGCTTTGGCAACTGGCGTGATTCGGCGACGCTGGCCGAAGGCGGAGGCATACTTCACGACCTCGGCGCGCATCTGATTGACCAAGCCATCCAACTTTTCGGACCTGTGGAGGAGAGCTACGGCGAGACCGCCAACCATGGGCCCCATCCGGAGGCTGCAGACACTGAGGCGTTCGTTTCATTGCTTCACGAATCGGGCGTTCGATCACGGCTGTGGATGAACGGCATGGCGGCCCAGGTTGGCCCGCGGTTCCACGTCCTGGGCTCCAAAGCCGGATACACCAAGTGGGGGCTCGACGGACAAGAACCCGCGCTGGCAGCTGGAGTCACGCCGTCGGACGCTTCCTACGGCAGCGAACCCCAACGGTCCTGGGGCCTGCTGGGGGTTGACGGTTCAGCCGCCCCAGTTCCGGCGGAACGAGGCGCTTACCCCCGGTTCTACACAGAACTTGCAGCGTCAATTCGCGGCCTTGGACCGTTGCCCGTGCACCCGGCAGAAGCACTGGAAACCCTCAAAATTATCGAAAACATTCACGCCTTCGCTTAG
- a CDS encoding amino acid ABC transporter ATP-binding protein → MNLTSSSATSTNKPNQDIEKFHGSSLELQDLTMAYGDVEVLRNVSLSVAPGTTTCIIGPSGSGKSTLLRGVNRLHEPKSGDVLLAGESALRVKPDILRARIGMVFQHFNLFPDHTALENVALALWSVKGMSKAEARERARRRLAEVGLAERADHRPRDLSGGQQQRVAIARALAMEPEVMLFDEATSALDPELVKGVLNLMAGLGRRGMTMLVVTHEMGFARKVADQVVFMDEGEVVEIGTPTELFDNPRSERLQRFLSEVL, encoded by the coding sequence GTGAACCTCACAAGCAGCAGTGCGACCAGCACCAACAAGCCAAACCAGGACATCGAAAAGTTCCACGGTTCCAGCCTGGAACTGCAGGACCTGACCATGGCCTACGGGGATGTTGAAGTGCTCCGCAACGTCAGCCTCAGCGTGGCCCCGGGAACCACCACCTGCATCATCGGGCCGTCCGGGTCCGGGAAGTCCACACTCCTGCGGGGCGTCAACCGCCTGCACGAGCCCAAGAGCGGTGACGTGCTGTTGGCCGGCGAAAGTGCACTCAGGGTCAAGCCGGATATCCTGCGGGCACGCATTGGCATGGTCTTCCAGCACTTCAACCTCTTCCCCGACCACACCGCCCTGGAAAACGTGGCGCTCGCCCTGTGGAGCGTCAAGGGTATGTCCAAGGCCGAGGCCCGTGAACGCGCCCGTCGTCGGCTCGCCGAAGTGGGACTCGCCGAACGCGCAGACCACCGGCCCCGGGACCTCTCCGGCGGCCAGCAGCAACGCGTTGCCATTGCCCGTGCGCTCGCGATGGAGCCTGAAGTCATGCTGTTCGACGAAGCCACCAGCGCCTTGGATCCCGAACTCGTCAAAGGTGTCCTTAACCTCATGGCCGGCCTCGGCCGCCGCGGGATGACCATGCTGGTTGTTACCCACGAAATGGGTTTCGCCCGCAAAGTAGCGGATCAAGTGGTGTTCATGGACGAAGGTGAAGTGGTGGAAATCGGAACCCCCACCGAGCTGTTCGACAACCCGCGCAGCGAACGCCTTCAGCGCTTCCTTTCGGAAGTCCTCTGA
- a CDS encoding amino acid ABC transporter permease, which translates to MDWLNTISRTFLDFDAMVEVLPQLLGVGLLNTLIISIAATILGVVMGMVVAVMGISRSKWLRIPARIYTDLFRGLPAILTILLIGQGFARLSQSVFGPSPYPLGIIALSLIASAYIGEIFRAGILSVDKGQGEACRALGMSYTKSMALVVVPQGVRRVLPALVNQFIAIVKDSSLVYFLGLLVSERELFRVGQDAAVLSGNLSPLVMAGIFYLIITVPLTHLVNYFDNKFRTGRRRPTAPTSGLKEVKELDAASPLITGSNT; encoded by the coding sequence ATGGATTGGCTCAATACCATCAGCCGCACGTTCCTCGACTTTGATGCCATGGTCGAAGTGCTGCCACAACTCCTCGGAGTTGGCCTCCTCAACACCCTGATCATCTCCATCGCAGCAACCATCCTCGGCGTAGTAATGGGCATGGTTGTAGCGGTCATGGGAATCTCGCGGTCCAAATGGCTGCGCATCCCGGCCAGGATCTATACGGACCTCTTCCGTGGGCTCCCCGCGATCCTCACCATCCTGCTGATCGGCCAGGGTTTTGCCCGGCTGAGCCAGTCCGTGTTCGGTCCTTCCCCTTACCCGCTGGGAATCATCGCGCTGAGCCTCATCGCCAGTGCCTACATCGGAGAGATCTTCCGCGCCGGCATCCTTAGCGTGGACAAGGGCCAGGGCGAAGCGTGCCGCGCCCTGGGCATGAGCTACACCAAGTCCATGGCACTCGTGGTGGTTCCGCAAGGTGTGCGCCGCGTGCTGCCTGCCTTGGTGAACCAGTTCATTGCCATCGTCAAGGATTCCTCACTGGTGTACTTCCTGGGGCTCCTGGTCAGCGAGCGCGAACTGTTCCGGGTAGGGCAGGACGCAGCAGTGCTCTCCGGCAACCTTTCGCCCCTGGTCATGGCCGGTATCTTCTACCTGATCATCACCGTTCCCCTGACCCACTTGGTCAACTACTTTGACAACAAGTTCCGAACCGGCCGACGCCGTCCCACTGCACCAACCAGTGGGCTGAAGGAAGTCAAGGAACTCGACGCGGCTTCGCCGCTCATCACCGGGAGCAACACGTGA